A single region of the Xiphophorus maculatus strain JP 163 A chromosome 3, X_maculatus-5.0-male, whole genome shotgun sequence genome encodes:
- the LOC102233588 gene encoding beta-1,4-galactosyltransferase 3-like, which translates to MVTLQSKWRFLFMFLGIQLVVMALLSREGYHKRVSYFIRIFRKGEVAGLVRNRTGAALGGGDVYANLSHLSRGHGHADDMPYCPKTSPLIGGPIHVSFPSGLTLAQVERKNPLVVSGGRYRPPDCEARHRTAIIIPHRHREHHLKFLLYYLHPFLQRQQLSYGIYVIHQVGNYTFNRAKLMNVGFREAMREEDWDCLFFHDVDLIPEDDRNLYVCDANPKHAAIAMDKFGYKLPYKMYFGGVSALSPLHYLKMNGFPNNYWGWGGEDDDIGVRVSLAGMFISRPSLKVGRYKMIKHKLDKGNDVNPKRFNMLAKTRQTWKMDGMNTVEYEVVSRDYLPLYTNITVNIGTESGLRPPAPRPAAEKAAAAQNPAAEKAAAQKLAANSSNKLQEKLAVK; encoded by the exons ATGGTTACCCTGCAGTCCAAGTGGCGCTTCCTGTTCATGTTCCTGGGCATCCAGCTGGTCGTCATGGCGCTGCTGTCCCGGGAGGGCTACCACAAGCGGGTCAGCTACTTCATCCGGATCTTCCGTAAGGGTGAGGTGGCCGGCCTGGTCCGGAACCGCACCGGCGCCGCGCTGGGTGGCGGGGACGTCTACGCCAACCTGTCCCACCTGTCCCGGGGACACGGCCACGCCGACGACATGCCTTACTGCCCCAAGACGTCCCCGCTCATCG GCGGGCCGATCCACGTCAGCTTCCCGTCCGGCCTGACCCTGGCCCAGGTCGAGAGGAAGAACCCCCTGGTGGTGAGTGGGGGGCGGTACCGGCCGCCGGACTGCGAGGCCCGCCACCGGACCGCCATCATCATCCCGCACCGCCACCGCGAGCATCACCTCAAGTTCCTGCTCTACTACCTGCACCCGTTCCTGCAGCGGCAGCAGCTCAGCTACGGCATCTACGTCATCCACCAG GTGGGGAATTACACCTTCAACCGGGCCAAGCTGATGAACGTTGGCTTCCGAGAGGCGATGAGGGAGGAAGACTGGGACTGCCTCTTCTTCCACGACGTCGACCTCATCCCCGAGGACGACCGCAACCTCTACGTCTGCGACGCCAACCCCAAGCACGCCGCCATCGCCATGGACAAGTTTGGCTACAA GCTTCCGTACAAAATGTACTTTGGAGGCGTGTCGGCGCTGTCGCCGCTGCACTACCTGAAGATGAACGGGTTCCCCAACAACTACTGGGGCTGGGGCGGCGAGGACGACGACATCGGCGTCAG GGTGTCTCTGGCGGGGATGTTCATCAGCCGTCCGTCTCTGAAAGTCGGCCGCTACAAAATGATCAAACACAAGCTGGACAAAGGCAACGACGTGAATCCCAAGAG GTTCAACATGTTGGCGAAGACGCGTCAGACCTGGAAGATGGACGGCATGAACACGGTGGAGTACGAGGTCGTCTCCAGGGACTACCTGCCTCTCTACACCAACATCACCGTCAACATCGGGACGGAGTCTGGCCTGCGCCCGCCTGCGCCAAGACCCGCAGCGGAgaaagctgctgcagcacagaatcctgcagcagaaaaagcTGCAGCACAGAAGCTTGCAGCCAATTCTTCAAACAAACTCCAGGAGAAACTTGCTGTGAAATAA
- the LOC111608059 gene encoding CD82 antigen-like, which yields MKLDVKIEMLKFCFTVLNSVFLVLGLSVMGCGIWILFDSGSFLNVLSSEELQVVAAGLFVIGGVVALVSLTGCTGAALEKRFLLLVYFCFLVALVLGQLYVTVLLLLNRNKIDGSLAQTVNDMIRQYGNSSSRADRIMDNIQHFTNCCGINGPDDWLKNSFIQTLNLTSQNVLPCSCFQSFQPSINSSWCLETNSTDERLLGTGTGIFNESCIEKINQWLQENVITIVAMAAFLVLIQIIGLFIAGSLFRMFGEKDALKKNKRLVGEDDADSDSEPEPEPDPDGGEQNHAFIDPDEGAAEPNYRTAGDANNMADQYNQNQEPFHYNQNLEYQNQNQNQGYTPAGDANNMTYDQYNYNQNQGFQGQNQGFQEPLNFNQNQGYHGYQEASQHY from the exons ATGAAGCTGGACGTGAAAATCGAGATGCTGAAGTTTTGCTTCACAGTTTTAAACTCCGTCTTCCTG GTTCTAGGTCTGAGCGTTATGGGCTGTGGAATCTGGATCCTCTTCGACTCTGGAAGCTTCCTGAATGTCCTCTCCTCTg aggagctgcaggtgGTGGCAGCGGGTCTGTTTGTAATCGGTGGAGTGGTGGCGCTGGTCAGCCTGACTGGGTGTACTGGCGCGGCCCTGGAGAAACgcttcctgctgctggtg TACTTCTGCTTCCTCGTCGCCCTGGTCCTGGGTCAGCTGTACGTCACCGTCCTGCTGCTCCTGAACAGAAACAAG ATCGATGGTAGTCTGGCTCAAACCGTGAATGATATGATACGTCAGTATGGAAATAGCAGCAGCAGGGCCGACAGAATCATGGATAACATTCAGCATTTT ACTAATTGCTGCGGAATAAATGGACCGGACGACTGGCTCAAGAACTCCTTCATTCAAACTCTGAACCTGACAAGTCAGAACGTGCTGCCGTGTTCCTGTTTCCAGTCCTTTCAGCCTAGCATAAACTCGTCCTGGTGCTTGGAAACCAATAGCACCGATGAAAGGCTGCTTGGAACAGGAACTGGGATTTTTAATGAG AGCTGCATTGAGAAGATCAACCAATGGCTGCAGGAGAACGTCATAACCATCGTTGCCATGGCTGCATTCCTCGTTTTAATCCAG ATCATCGGCCTTTTCATCGCTGGATCTCTGTTCCGcatgtttggagaaaaagacgctttaaagaaaaacaagcggCTCGTTGGTGAAGACGACGCCGACTCAGACTCCGAGCCCGAGCCTGAGCCCGACCCGGACGGCGGAGAGCAGAACCACGCCTTCATAGACCCGGATGAAGGCGCTGCAGAACCAAACTACAGGACAGCTGGAGACGCCAACAACATGGCTGACCAgtacaaccagaaccaggagccATTTCATTACAACCAGAACCTAGagtaccagaaccagaaccagaaccaagggTACACGCCTGCTGGAGATGCCAACAACATGACGTATGACCAGTACAATTACAACCAGAACCAGGGCTTCCAGGGCCAGAACCAGGGCTTCCAGGAGCCACTTAATTTCAACCAGAACCAGGGTTACCATGGTTACCAGGAGGCTAGTCAGCATTATTAA